In Luteimonas sp. MC1750, the following proteins share a genomic window:
- a CDS encoding phage holin family protein: MPGGLPPGTPPAGGLPPGRPEPAPPPAPDLAESLRGLRDSGKAGIGAAGDAAKALRELLAADVSLARSAAGRSAVFAGVSVMFGVSAWLLLMTALIVVLSNQFGLPWWMSLAGCGLLSLLGAWLALQKATDYFEHTRLKATRRQLARLGIGELADLMPPPGSPASARAAEPVVREDARAEGKTPP; the protein is encoded by the coding sequence TTGCCGGGCGGCCTGCCACCCGGCACGCCGCCCGCTGGCGGGCTGCCGCCTGGCAGACCGGAACCGGCCCCGCCGCCGGCACCCGACCTGGCCGAGTCGCTGCGCGGCCTCCGCGACAGCGGCAAGGCCGGGATCGGGGCCGCCGGCGATGCGGCCAAGGCGCTGCGAGAGCTGCTGGCGGCGGATGTCTCGCTGGCCCGCAGCGCGGCCGGGCGCAGCGCGGTTTTCGCCGGCGTCTCGGTGATGTTCGGCGTCTCGGCCTGGCTGCTGCTGATGACCGCGCTGATCGTGGTGCTGAGCAACCAGTTCGGGCTGCCGTGGTGGATGTCACTGGCGGGCTGCGGACTGCTCAGCCTGCTGGGCGCCTGGCTCGCGCTGCAGAAGGCCACCGACTATTTCGAACACACGCGGCTCAAGGCCACGCGCCGCCAGCTGGCACGGCTGGGCATCGGCGAGCTTGCCGACCTGATGCCGCCGCCCGGCTCGCCCGCCTCGGCCCGCGCCGCGGAACCCGTGGTGCGCGAAGACGCGCGTGCCGAAGGCAAGACGCCCCCATGA
- a CDS encoding adenosylcobalamin-dependent ribonucleoside-diphosphate reductase has translation MSTVRLEAVKNTMAGTDQDIPMQPASVDIWDKKYRLKTKQGEALDADIDGTCQRVARALSEAEETPEKRRYWNERFLWALRRGAIPAGRITSNAGALEHKPATSTINCTVSGTIVDSMDGILEKVHEAGLTLKAGCGIGYEFSTLRPRGAFVAGAGAYTSGPMSFMDIYDKMCFTVSSAGGRRGAQMGTFDVSHPDVRDFIRAKREDGRLRQFNLSLLVTDGFIDAVKSDADWPLVFPVSAKEQGDIDLADATQVVWRDWPQHAGYIVREDGLVACKIYGKVRARHLWDMIMVSTYDYAEPGFILIDRVNEMNNNWWCENIRATNPCGEQPLPAYGACLLGSVNLTKFVRDPFTDKASFDWEEYREVVRVFTRMLDNVVEVNGLPLPQQREEIMRKRRHGMGFLGLGSTVTMLRMKYGSKASCDFTEQVAREMAVAGWEMGLALAQEKGPAPIMEERFTVTAEMLRKRPEMAKDGWKAGQEIPGKVLHARYSRYMQQVAGVAPELVEQLAEHGARFTHHSSIAPTGTISLSLANNASNGIEPSFAHHYSRNVIREGKKSKEKVDVFSFELLAYRHLVNAAAMPFSEDAGAQLPEYFISADDISPKEHVNVQAAAQKWVDSSISKTANVPTDYPYEQFKDIYLYAHEKGLKGCTTFRFNPAAFQGVLVKESDLAATTYRFELEDGTTVEARGNEEIEYDGETHTAANLFDALKEGYYGKF, from the coding sequence ATGAGCACGGTTCGCCTGGAGGCTGTGAAGAACACGATGGCTGGCACCGACCAGGACATCCCGATGCAGCCGGCTTCGGTCGACATCTGGGACAAGAAGTACCGCCTGAAGACCAAGCAGGGCGAGGCGCTGGATGCCGACATCGACGGCACCTGCCAGCGCGTCGCGCGCGCGCTGTCCGAGGCGGAAGAGACGCCCGAGAAGCGCAGGTACTGGAACGAGCGTTTCCTCTGGGCGCTGCGCCGCGGCGCGATCCCGGCCGGCCGCATCACGTCCAACGCCGGTGCGCTCGAGCACAAGCCCGCCACCAGCACCATCAACTGCACGGTCAGCGGCACCATCGTCGACTCGATGGACGGCATCCTGGAGAAGGTCCACGAGGCCGGCCTGACGCTGAAGGCGGGCTGCGGCATCGGCTACGAGTTCTCGACGCTGCGCCCGCGCGGCGCCTTCGTCGCCGGCGCTGGGGCCTACACGTCGGGCCCGATGTCGTTCATGGATATCTACGACAAGATGTGCTTCACCGTCTCGTCGGCCGGCGGCCGCCGCGGCGCGCAGATGGGCACCTTCGACGTGTCGCACCCCGACGTGCGCGACTTCATCCGCGCCAAGCGCGAGGACGGGCGCCTGCGCCAGTTCAACCTCTCGCTGCTGGTGACCGACGGCTTCATCGATGCGGTCAAGTCCGACGCCGACTGGCCGCTGGTGTTCCCGGTCAGCGCCAAGGAGCAGGGCGACATCGACCTGGCGGACGCCACGCAGGTGGTCTGGCGCGACTGGCCGCAGCACGCCGGCTACATCGTGCGCGAAGACGGCCTGGTGGCCTGCAAGATCTACGGCAAGGTCCGCGCGCGCCACCTGTGGGACATGATCATGGTCTCGACGTATGACTACGCCGAGCCGGGCTTCATCCTCATCGACCGCGTCAACGAGATGAACAACAACTGGTGGTGCGAGAACATCCGCGCCACCAACCCGTGCGGCGAGCAGCCGCTGCCGGCCTACGGCGCGTGCCTGCTGGGCTCGGTCAACCTGACCAAGTTCGTGCGCGATCCGTTCACCGACAAGGCCAGCTTCGACTGGGAGGAGTACCGCGAGGTGGTGCGCGTGTTCACCCGCATGCTCGACAATGTGGTCGAGGTCAACGGCCTGCCGCTGCCGCAGCAGCGCGAGGAGATCATGCGCAAGCGCCGCCACGGCATGGGCTTCCTCGGCCTGGGCAGCACGGTCACCATGCTGCGCATGAAGTACGGCTCGAAGGCGAGCTGCGACTTCACCGAGCAGGTCGCCCGCGAGATGGCGGTCGCCGGCTGGGAGATGGGCCTCGCGCTGGCGCAGGAGAAGGGTCCCGCGCCGATCATGGAGGAGCGCTTCACGGTCACCGCCGAGATGCTGCGCAAGCGCCCGGAGATGGCGAAGGACGGCTGGAAGGCCGGCCAGGAGATCCCCGGAAAGGTGCTGCACGCGCGCTACAGCCGCTACATGCAGCAGGTGGCCGGCGTGGCGCCGGAGCTGGTCGAGCAGCTCGCCGAGCACGGCGCGCGCTTCACCCACCACAGCTCGATCGCGCCCACCGGCACGATCAGCCTGTCGCTGGCCAACAACGCCTCCAACGGCATCGAGCCCTCGTTCGCGCACCACTACAGCCGCAACGTGATCCGCGAGGGCAAGAAGTCGAAGGAGAAGGTGGACGTGTTCTCGTTCGAACTGCTCGCCTACCGCCACCTGGTCAACGCCGCGGCGATGCCGTTCAGCGAGGACGCGGGCGCGCAGCTGCCGGAGTATTTCATCAGCGCCGACGACATCAGCCCGAAGGAGCACGTCAACGTGCAGGCCGCCGCGCAGAAGTGGGTCGACTCGTCGATCTCCAAGACCGCGAACGTGCCGACCGACTACCCCTACGAACAGTTCAAGGACATCTACCTCTACGCCCACGAGAAGGGCCTCAAGGGCTGCACCACCTTCCGCTTCAACCCGGCGGCGTTCCAGGGCGTGCTGGTCAAGGAGTCCGACCTCGCCGCCACCACCTACCGCTTCGAGCTCGAGGACGGGACCACGGTGGAGGCCAGGGGCAACGAGGAAATCGAGTACGACGGCGAGACCCACACCGCGGCAAACCTCTTCGACGCGCTGAAAGAGGGGTACTACGGCAAGTTCTGA
- a CDS encoding YbjN domain-containing protein — protein MHRLTAGLLAPLLALAAAPALADTGRGVSGAEAMAVLQAMELEPEMLEDSVGDPMIRFQTNGLNAYLNFYDCNAGRCGSLQLEVGLDLENGTSLQVANVYNTRYRYGRMVLDDEMDPFLHYDFEVLHADHAAQIRSQVEIFGQLLGDFTRSVGF, from the coding sequence ATGCACAGACTGACCGCGGGCCTGCTGGCCCCGCTGCTTGCGCTTGCCGCCGCACCCGCGCTGGCCGACACCGGACGGGGCGTTTCCGGCGCCGAGGCCATGGCCGTGCTGCAGGCGATGGAGCTGGAGCCGGAGATGCTCGAGGACAGCGTCGGCGACCCGATGATCCGGTTCCAGACCAACGGCCTCAATGCCTACCTGAACTTCTACGACTGCAACGCCGGACGCTGCGGATCGCTGCAGCTCGAGGTCGGCCTCGACCTGGAGAACGGCACCTCGCTGCAGGTCGCCAACGTCTACAACACCCGCTACCGCTACGGGCGGATGGTGCTCGACGACGAGATGGATCCGTTCCTGCACTACGACTTCGAAGTGCTGCACGCCGACCATGCGGCGCAGATCCGCAGCCAGGTCGAGATCTTCGGCCAGCTGCTGGGCGACTTCACCCGCAGCGTCGGCTTCTGA
- a CDS encoding copper resistance protein NlpE N-terminal domain-containing protein: MPRLHALLVALLAGVAAGCVREPDDAGTAPPVIGEGAAEWRGRLPCADCEAIDTRLVLERQAGRDRYRLVEVYVAVDGSQSFDEAGEWRLDGQLLSLEPGTGGLRRYALVGGGALQVRDPQGQVFPGREHDLLLPVGRHP; the protein is encoded by the coding sequence ATGCCACGCCTCCACGCGCTCCTGGTCGCACTGCTTGCCGGCGTCGCCGCGGGCTGCGTGCGCGAGCCCGATGACGCGGGGACGGCTCCGCCGGTGATCGGCGAGGGCGCGGCGGAATGGCGCGGGCGCCTGCCCTGCGCCGACTGCGAGGCGATCGATACCCGCCTGGTCCTCGAGCGGCAGGCCGGCCGGGACCGCTACCGGCTGGTCGAGGTGTATGTTGCCGTCGACGGCAGCCAGAGCTTCGACGAAGCGGGCGAATGGCGGCTCGACGGCCAGCTGCTCAGCCTCGAGCCGGGCACCGGCGGGCTGCGCCGGTATGCCCTGGTCGGCGGTGGCGCGCTGCAGGTCCGAGATCCCCAAGGGCAGGTGTTCCCGGGGCGCGAACACGACCTGCTGCTGCCGGTTGGCCGGCACCCCTGA
- a CDS encoding HAD-IA family hydrolase — protein MAFAVRAITLDLDDTVWPFAPIGVRIERVLDDWMRAHSPATAAMFPVMAMRALRERVADEYPALAHDMSALRRLTLEAALRESGGDVALAGAAYEAFFAERNRVECYPDAIGALERISARLPVAALSNGNADLARIGLDHLFSAQLSACSFGRAKPDPAIFLAACAQLDAPPGEVLHVGDHPEADVAGAARAGLRSCWINRAGDDGLRAAWRHAEVEPDLHFDSLAGLADWLDATLPAPAASIRSSHA, from the coding sequence ATGGCCTTCGCCGTCCGCGCCATCACCCTCGACCTCGATGACACCGTCTGGCCGTTCGCGCCGATCGGCGTGCGCATCGAACGCGTGCTCGACGACTGGATGCGCGCGCACAGCCCGGCTACCGCGGCGATGTTCCCGGTCATGGCGATGCGCGCCCTGCGCGAACGCGTCGCGGATGAGTACCCGGCGCTGGCCCACGACATGTCGGCGCTGCGCCGGCTGACGCTGGAAGCCGCGCTGCGCGAGAGCGGCGGCGACGTGGCGCTGGCCGGTGCGGCCTACGAGGCGTTCTTCGCCGAGCGCAACCGCGTGGAGTGCTATCCCGACGCCATCGGCGCGCTCGAGCGGATCAGCGCGCGGCTGCCGGTTGCGGCGCTGAGCAACGGCAACGCCGACCTCGCGCGCATCGGGCTGGACCACCTGTTCAGCGCGCAGCTCAGCGCCTGCAGCTTCGGTCGCGCCAAGCCCGACCCCGCGATCTTCCTGGCCGCCTGCGCGCAGCTGGACGCGCCGCCGGGCGAAGTGCTGCACGTCGGCGACCATCCCGAGGCCGACGTCGCCGGTGCCGCGCGGGCGGGCTTGCGCAGCTGCTGGATCAACCGCGCCGGCGACGACGGCCTGCGCGCGGCCTGGCGCCACGCCGAGGTCGAACCGGACCTGCATTTCGATTCCCTGGCCGGACTGGCCGACTGGCTGGACGCGACCCTGCCCGCGCCCGCCGCATCCATACGGAGCTCCCACGCATGA
- a CDS encoding AI-2E family transporter codes for MGASPDASPVPSAADVDPGGPAPPPPAAPPVPPRPRAPGAVVVLAILAVGYTLWAAQGVVLPVLLAMFLALVGNPVIRGLRRLYVPRALAALLVLVGGIAGAGLLGQQLLAPAVDWMQEAPRQMRQVGRELSELVKPVHEANRVAEDIARQASGEGGRKVEVVRTVPDDPYALLTRAPKALGGVLAVVLLTFFFMVFGEDLQRRAIALLPTRQRQKITVEIMQAIERDLSRYVFTITLINAAVGLLLAAVLHFALGVEVPEALLWGTIATLLNFAPYVGPAIGVALMLAMGFVTWDEVGPSLLPAAIYLGLHTLEGQLVTPLVLGQRMQLSPLVLILALVLFGWVWGIVGLLLAVPLLVCVKRVLARIDGMHGWARLLE; via the coding sequence ATGGGTGCCAGTCCGGACGCGAGTCCCGTTCCCTCCGCCGCGGATGTCGACCCGGGAGGTCCCGCTCCCCCGCCGCCCGCGGCACCGCCGGTCCCGCCGCGCCCGCGCGCGCCGGGCGCCGTGGTCGTCCTCGCGATCCTGGCGGTCGGCTACACGCTGTGGGCCGCGCAGGGCGTCGTGCTGCCGGTGCTGCTGGCGATGTTCCTGGCCCTGGTCGGCAACCCGGTCATCCGTGGCCTGCGGCGGCTGTACGTGCCGCGTGCCCTGGCTGCGCTCCTGGTCCTGGTCGGAGGCATCGCCGGCGCCGGGCTCCTCGGCCAGCAGCTGCTGGCGCCGGCCGTCGACTGGATGCAGGAGGCACCCCGGCAGATGCGCCAGGTCGGTCGCGAGCTGAGCGAGCTGGTCAAGCCGGTGCACGAGGCCAACCGCGTGGCCGAAGACATCGCGCGCCAGGCCAGCGGCGAGGGCGGGCGCAAGGTCGAGGTGGTGCGCACGGTTCCCGACGATCCCTACGCCCTCCTGACGCGGGCGCCCAAGGCACTCGGCGGCGTGCTGGCGGTGGTGCTGCTGACGTTCTTCTTCATGGTCTTCGGCGAAGACCTGCAGCGGCGCGCGATCGCGCTCCTGCCGACGCGCCAGCGGCAGAAGATCACCGTCGAGATCATGCAGGCGATCGAGCGCGACCTGTCCCGCTACGTCTTCACCATCACCCTGATCAACGCCGCCGTCGGCCTTCTGCTGGCCGCGGTGCTGCATTTCGCCCTGGGCGTGGAGGTGCCGGAGGCGCTGCTCTGGGGCACGATCGCGACCCTGCTCAACTTCGCGCCCTATGTCGGCCCGGCCATTGGCGTGGCGCTGATGCTGGCGATGGGCTTCGTGACCTGGGACGAAGTCGGCCCCTCCCTGCTGCCGGCCGCGATCTACCTCGGCCTGCACACGCTGGAAGGCCAGCTGGTAACGCCGCTGGTCCTCGGCCAGCGCATGCAGCTGTCGCCGCTGGTGCTGATCCTGGCGCTGGTGCTGTTCGGCTGGGTCTGGGGCATCGTCGGCCTGCTGCTGGCGGTGCCGCTGCTGGTCTGCGTGAAGCGCGTGCTGGCGCGGATCGACGGCATGCACGGCTGGGCCCGGCTGCTCGAGTAG
- a CDS encoding NrdJb has product MAVRIEKKITGYSVATADGDKAAARAAAADTQEAAVERPLAEVIQMHERIERPEVLVGSTYKIKSPLVEHAMYVTINDIVLNAGSEHEQRRPFEIFVNSKSMEHFQWIVALTRIMSAVFRKGGDVTFLVEEMKAVFDPRGGYFKAGGVYMPSLVAELGAIVEDHLKSIGMIHDPEMSAAQRALIDEKRRQYEARSKKNSDAGVAAADAGPVGELLADQGADRSGEDVAVTGEGTSFPPSATMCHKCSTKAVVVMDGCATCLNCGYSKCG; this is encoded by the coding sequence ATGGCCGTCAGGATCGAGAAGAAAATCACCGGGTACTCCGTCGCAACCGCCGATGGCGACAAGGCCGCCGCGCGCGCCGCAGCCGCCGATACCCAGGAGGCCGCCGTCGAGCGCCCTTTGGCCGAAGTCATCCAGATGCACGAGCGCATCGAGCGCCCCGAAGTGCTGGTGGGCAGCACCTACAAGATCAAGTCGCCGCTGGTCGAGCACGCCATGTACGTGACGATCAACGACATCGTGCTCAACGCCGGCAGCGAGCACGAGCAGCGCCGCCCGTTCGAGATCTTCGTCAACTCGAAGTCCATGGAACACTTCCAGTGGATCGTGGCGCTCACCCGGATCATGTCGGCCGTGTTCCGCAAGGGCGGCGACGTCACCTTCCTGGTCGAGGAGATGAAGGCGGTGTTCGATCCGCGCGGCGGCTACTTCAAGGCCGGCGGCGTGTACATGCCGTCGCTGGTGGCCGAACTCGGCGCGATCGTCGAGGACCACCTGAAGTCGATCGGCATGATCCACGACCCGGAGATGAGCGCCGCGCAGCGCGCGCTGATCGACGAGAAGCGCCGCCAATACGAGGCGCGCTCAAAAAAAAACAGTGACGCCGGCGTAGCCGCGGCCGATGCGGGTCCGGTGGGCGAGCTGCTCGCCGACCAGGGCGCCGACCGCAGCGGCGAGGACGTGGCCGTCACCGGCGAGGGCACCAGCTTCCCGCCATCGGCCACCATGTGCCACAAGTGCAGCACCAAGGCGGTGGTGGTGATGGACGGCTGCGCGACCTGCCTGAACTGCGGCTATTCCAAGTGCGGCTGA
- a CDS encoding PQQ-dependent sugar dehydrogenase, with translation MKPHLLASALALAFATTACNGSAGSAAGAASNAGADGATAPAAAGQPFEVDVIAVFDEPWAMSFLPDGRLLVTEKKGRLKLVDVESGASQDVAGVPDVDYGGQGGFGDVVPHPGFADNGIVYLSYAEAGRGDRRGAALARARLVTGEDGGARLDGLEVIWRQVPKVDGRGHYGHRIAFDGEGKLWLSSSERQKFDPAQDMASNMGKVLRLDDDGRPAAGNPFAAQGGVAAEVWSLGHRNVLGLAFDGGGRLWDVEMGPAGGDELNLVERGANYGYPIVSNGDHYDGTPIPDHDTRPEFSAPAVGWTPVISPSSLVFYSGDVFPQWTGSALIGGLSSQALVRVEFDGTTAREAERFDMGQRIREVEQGPEGGLWLLEDGEGGRLLKLLPAG, from the coding sequence ATGAAACCGCACCTGCTGGCCAGCGCCCTGGCGCTCGCATTCGCCACCACCGCGTGCAACGGCAGCGCGGGCTCCGCCGCCGGCGCGGCCTCCAACGCCGGTGCCGATGGCGCGACGGCGCCCGCCGCCGCGGGGCAGCCGTTCGAGGTCGACGTCATCGCGGTGTTCGACGAGCCCTGGGCGATGAGCTTCCTGCCTGACGGCCGCCTGCTGGTGACCGAGAAGAAGGGTCGCCTGAAGCTGGTCGACGTGGAGAGCGGCGCCAGCCAGGACGTCGCCGGCGTGCCGGACGTCGACTACGGTGGCCAGGGTGGCTTCGGCGACGTCGTGCCGCATCCGGGGTTCGCCGACAACGGCATCGTCTACCTGAGCTATGCGGAAGCGGGCCGCGGCGACCGTCGCGGCGCCGCGCTGGCGCGGGCCCGTCTGGTGACCGGCGAGGACGGCGGCGCGCGCCTGGACGGGCTCGAGGTGATCTGGCGCCAGGTCCCCAAGGTCGATGGCCGCGGCCACTACGGCCACCGCATCGCCTTCGACGGCGAAGGCAAGCTCTGGCTCAGCTCCAGCGAACGGCAGAAGTTCGATCCCGCGCAGGACATGGCCTCCAACATGGGCAAGGTCCTGCGCCTGGACGACGACGGGCGCCCGGCGGCGGGCAATCCCTTCGCGGCGCAGGGCGGCGTCGCGGCCGAGGTCTGGTCGCTGGGCCATCGCAACGTGCTCGGCCTGGCCTTCGACGGCGGCGGCCGGCTCTGGGACGTGGAGATGGGCCCGGCCGGCGGCGACGAGCTCAACCTGGTCGAGCGTGGCGCCAATTACGGCTATCCCATCGTGTCCAACGGCGACCACTACGACGGCACGCCGATTCCCGACCATGACACCCGCCCGGAGTTCAGCGCGCCCGCCGTGGGCTGGACGCCGGTGATCTCGCCGTCGAGCCTGGTCTTCTACAGCGGCGACGTCTTCCCGCAGTGGACGGGCAGCGCGCTGATCGGCGGGCTGTCCTCGCAGGCGCTGGTGCGCGTGGAATTCGACGGGACGACGGCGCGCGAGGCCGAGCGCTTCGACATGGGACAGCGCATCCGCGAGGTCGAACAGGGACCCGAGGGCGGACTGTGGCTGCTCGAGGACGGCGAAGGCGGACGGCTGCTGAAGCTGCTGCCGGCCGGCTGA
- a CDS encoding EF-hand domain-containing protein, whose product MKNATMPIAAVLALGAALAMPVALAQSAITPEVRAAEDAAVESAATARQAQDGTPQTQDATQTQAPTTDGQPAGRQLGWNDVDADGNGTISREESAALPALAAVFDGADADGDGELTADEYRSHAAKAGGQD is encoded by the coding sequence ATGAAGAATGCAACCATGCCGATCGCCGCCGTCCTCGCCCTCGGTGCCGCGCTGGCCATGCCCGTGGCCCTGGCCCAGAGCGCCATCACCCCCGAGGTCCGCGCCGCCGAAGACGCGGCCGTCGAATCGGCCGCGACCGCCCGGCAGGCGCAGGACGGCACCCCGCAGACCCAGGACGCGACCCAGACGCAGGCCCCCACCACCGACGGGCAGCCCGCCGGCCGCCAGCTCGGCTGGAACGACGTCGATGCCGACGGCAACGGCACCATTTCCCGCGAAGAGTCCGCGGCGCTGCCGGCGCTGGCGGCCGTGTTCGACGGCGCGGATGCCGATGGCGACGGCGAGCTGACCGCCGACGAGTACCGCAGCCACGCGGCCAAGGCCGGCGGCCAGGACTGA
- a CDS encoding protein sip-5 — protein sequence MSFEALQAKVARAEDALEARERQVAADFRVFGGCWRDTWSPPRIMVAGLAAGFLAGWAQPGRAIAGVQPARWLQLATSLAGLAGTVHAAFAASDAKEAAEDAGDAAAVAGGMPPGAKVPADVAAAARASAAATAAATAVPAAVPPAASPMSPSARRYVPDPSWESPPRPAEAATEVSERR from the coding sequence ATGAGTTTCGAAGCTTTGCAGGCCAAGGTCGCGCGTGCCGAGGACGCGCTGGAGGCGCGTGAGCGCCAGGTCGCCGCCGATTTCCGCGTGTTCGGCGGCTGCTGGCGCGACACCTGGTCACCGCCCCGGATCATGGTCGCCGGCCTGGCGGCCGGCTTCCTCGCCGGCTGGGCACAGCCTGGCCGGGCGATCGCCGGCGTGCAGCCGGCCCGCTGGCTGCAGCTGGCGACCAGCCTGGCAGGCCTTGCGGGCACCGTGCACGCGGCGTTCGCGGCATCCGATGCCAAGGAGGCGGCCGAGGATGCCGGCGATGCGGCCGCGGTCGCCGGCGGGATGCCGCCCGGTGCCAAGGTGCCGGCGGATGTCGCCGCTGCCGCGCGCGCATCGGCCGCGGCGACCGCAGCGGCCACGGCGGTGCCGGCAGCGGTTCCGCCGGCGGCTTCACCGATGTCGCCCAGCGCGCGCCGCTATGTGCCCGATCCGAGCTGGGAGTCCCCGCCGCGCCCGGCCGAAGCCGCCACCGAAGTCTCCGAACGGCGCTGA
- a CDS encoding HAD family hydrolase — protein MPRIRMVGFDADDTLWRSQDYFDQAQRDFEAIIAGYVDGDPRTSERLYAVEKANLAVFGYGVKGMALSMIESAIDITAGRISGADVHRIVALAKTLLRHPVELLPGVREAVQAVAAKVPVVLITKGDLFHQEAKVRESGMSSLFRRIEIVSEKDVPTYRRLLEEFEVAPAEFVMVGNSLCSDIAPVLELGGWGLHLPYHLTWEHEREATLSAGDQVRMATLGSAAELPAALRSILAA, from the coding sequence ATGCCCCGCATCCGGATGGTCGGCTTCGACGCCGACGACACGCTCTGGCGCAGCCAGGACTACTTCGACCAGGCCCAGCGCGATTTCGAAGCCATCATCGCCGGCTACGTCGACGGCGACCCGCGCACCAGCGAACGGCTGTATGCGGTCGAGAAGGCGAACCTCGCCGTGTTTGGCTACGGCGTCAAGGGCATGGCGCTGTCGATGATCGAGTCGGCGATCGACATCACCGCAGGCCGCATCAGCGGCGCCGACGTCCATCGCATCGTCGCGCTGGCCAAGACGCTGCTGCGCCATCCGGTCGAGCTGCTGCCCGGCGTGCGCGAAGCGGTGCAGGCGGTGGCGGCCAAGGTGCCGGTGGTGCTGATCACCAAGGGCGACCTGTTCCACCAGGAGGCCAAGGTGCGCGAGTCGGGCATGTCCTCGCTGTTCCGGCGGATCGAGATCGTCAGCGAGAAGGACGTGCCGACGTATCGCCGCCTGCTCGAGGAGTTCGAGGTGGCCCCGGCCGAGTTCGTGATGGTCGGCAACTCGCTGTGCTCGGACATCGCGCCGGTGCTCGAGCTGGGAGGCTGGGGCCTGCACCTGCCCTACCACCTGACCTGGGAGCACGAGCGCGAGGCCACGCTGTCCGCCGGCGACCAGGTGCGCATGGCGACGCTCGGATCGGCGGCCGAACTACCCGCGGCACTGCGGTCGATCCTCGCCGCCTGA
- a CDS encoding Do family serine endopeptidase: MRASTRTTLLALVAASAFGGFAATFVRDALEAPARAEPLPVAAVPMAGSLPAVVDGQALPSLAPMLRRVTPAVVSVHSRQRVRINNPFANDPFFRRMFPNVPDERINESLGSGVIVDAARGYVLTNHHVIEGADEVSVTLTDGRTMTAEFVGSDADTDVALMRIPVPGEGQPLQAIQLADSGALQVGDFVVAVGNPFGVGQTVTSGIVSAVGRSNVPGVGFQNFIQTDASINPGNSGGALVNLRGELVGINTASFNPRGSMAGNIGLGFAIPANLARNVMQQLASTGEVRRGSLGIDTQDLDDRLAASLGLAAGTRGAVVTRVHADSSAAEAGLRPGDVIVAANGERIGDSETLRNFQGLQPANARVTLDVRRDGSTRQLQATLREQPRVLAGQQLDPRLAGASFAELPEALRRGGVAGVLVEEVATASRAARNGLRAGDVILGAGGARASGTSDLSALRAAVSDSPAQLVLRIQRGRGQGNLVME; this comes from the coding sequence ATGCGCGCCTCCACCCGCACCACGCTCCTTGCCCTCGTCGCAGCCTCCGCCTTCGGGGGCTTCGCGGCCACCTTCGTGCGCGATGCACTGGAGGCGCCGGCGCGCGCCGAACCGCTGCCGGTCGCCGCGGTGCCGATGGCCGGGTCGCTGCCCGCCGTGGTCGATGGCCAGGCGCTGCCCTCGCTGGCGCCGATGCTGCGCCGGGTCACGCCCGCGGTGGTGAGCGTGCATTCGCGGCAGCGCGTGCGGATCAACAACCCCTTCGCCAACGATCCCTTCTTCCGCCGCATGTTTCCCAACGTGCCGGACGAACGCATCAACGAGTCGCTGGGTTCGGGCGTGATCGTCGACGCCGCGCGCGGCTACGTGCTCACCAACCACCATGTGATCGAGGGCGCGGACGAGGTCTCGGTCACCCTGACCGACGGCCGCACCATGACCGCCGAGTTCGTCGGCTCCGATGCGGACACCGACGTGGCGCTGATGCGGATCCCGGTGCCCGGCGAAGGCCAGCCGCTGCAGGCCATCCAGCTCGCCGACAGCGGCGCGCTGCAGGTCGGCGACTTCGTGGTGGCGGTGGGCAATCCCTTCGGCGTCGGACAGACGGTGACCTCGGGCATCGTGTCCGCGGTCGGCCGCAGCAACGTGCCGGGCGTGGGCTTCCAGAACTTCATCCAGACCGACGCCAGCATCAACCCGGGCAACTCGGGTGGGGCCCTGGTCAACCTGCGTGGCGAGCTGGTCGGCATCAACACCGCCAGCTTCAACCCGCGCGGCAGCATGGCCGGCAACATCGGCCTGGGCTTCGCCATCCCCGCCAATTTGGCGCGCAACGTGATGCAGCAGCTGGCCTCCACCGGCGAGGTTCGCCGCGGCTCGCTGGGCATCGACACCCAGGACCTCGACGACCGCCTGGCCGCGAGCCTGGGGCTGGCGGCCGGGACCCGCGGCGCCGTGGTCACGCGCGTGCATGCGGACTCCTCGGCCGCCGAAGCCGGCCTGCGGCCGGGCGACGTGATCGTCGCGGCCAACGGCGAGCGCATCGGCGACAGCGAGACCCTGCGCAACTTCCAGGGCCTGCAGCCGGCGAACGCGCGGGTCACGCTCGACGTGCGCCGTGACGGCAGCACCCGACAGCTGCAGGCGACGCTGCGCGAGCAGCCGCGCGTGCTCGCCGGCCAGCAGCTCGACCCGCGCCTGGCCGGGGCCAGCTTCGCCGAGCTGCCCGAGGCGCTGCGCCGCGGTGGCGTGGCCGGTGTCCTGGTCGAAGAGGTCGCCACGGCCAGCCGCGCCGCGCGCAATGGCCTGCGCGCGGGCGACGTCATCCTCGGCGCCGGCGGCGCACGCGCATCCGGCACCTCCGACCTGTCGGCGCTGCGCGCCGCGGTCTCCGACTCACCCGCGCAGCTGGTGCTGCGCATCCAGCGTGGCCGAGGCCAGGGCAACCTGGTCATGGAATGA